Proteins encoded together in one Carya illinoinensis cultivar Pawnee chromosome 3, C.illinoinensisPawnee_v1, whole genome shotgun sequence window:
- the LOC122305610 gene encoding CCR4-NOT transcription complex subunit 9-like isoform X2, producing MANLPESWFYSDPRPSSFGAGPSTSGANTDKNSDHDQEDPRDKIVHLILELNDYSTRERALYLLDKSRGIREDLPLLLWNSFGTIYSLLKEILDVYRLIYAENLTQRASNRCVASHRDTRMPFIKAKIPSYLFPLLATTNKEIPYEHLRLTSLGVIGSLVKTGDAEAVTYLLQSEIFIYCIHCMEVGDELSQTVATYIIHRIIINEDGLRYCCAFANRFYSVSRALGNMLERSAELPEKRLLKYIIHCYLRLSHNPRARDGLRTCLPASLRHPNIINHLHNDPTTVGFLQQLLYNVSMGHQYTVI from the exons ATGGCAAACCTGCCAGAATCTTGGTTTTACTCAGATCCAAGACCGTCATCGTTCGGAGCGGGTCCTAGCACGTCCGGAGCCAACACTGACAAAAATTCTGATCATGATCAAGAGGACCCAAGAGACAAAATAGTGCATTTGATTCTTGAACTTAACGATTATAGTACTCGAGAGCGCGCTCTTTACCTCCTAGACAAG agtAGGGGAATTCGTGAAGATTTACCTCTCTTGTTATGGAATTCTTTCGGTACGATATACTCGCTCTTAAAG GAAATACTCGATGTATACCGCTTAATATATGCCGAAAACCTAACACAAAGAGCATCGAATCGT TGCGTGGCTTCTCACCGAGATACAAGGATGCCGTTTATCAAGG CTAAAATTCCATCGTATCTATTCCCTCTACTTGCCACTACGAACAAGGAAATACCTTATGAACATCTAAGGCTTACCAGCTTAGGTGTTATCGGTTCCTTAGTGAAG ACTGGTGATGCAGAAGCCGTTACTTACCTTCTACAAagtgaaatatttatttattgcattCACTGCATGGAGGTGGGCGATGAATTGTCACAAACA GTTGCCACATATATTATTCATAGAATTATTATAAACGAGGATGGGTTGAGGTATTGCTGTGCTTTTGCAAATCGGTTTTATTCAGTGAGCCGTGCTTTGGGGAACATGTTGGAAAGAAGTGCTGAGCTACCCGAAAAACGGCTGCTAAAATATATTATCCATTGTTATCTGAGGCTCTCACACAATCCAAG GGCACGTGATGGTTTGAGAACTTGCCTTCCCGCCAGTTTAAGACATCCCAACATCATCAACCACCTCCAT AATGACCCAACAACCGTCGGGTTTCTGCAACAATTACTTTACAACGTCTCCATGGGACACCAATATACTGTTATATAA
- the LOC122303787 gene encoding uncharacterized protein LOC122303787 isoform X2 — MNNPMVLKVGLVVVGLCIGGYILGPPLYWHFMEGLAAVSHSSSSYSCPPCQCDCSSRPLLSIPQGLSNASFAEVSEDTEKNFAELLTEELKLREAEALENQRRADMSLLEAKKITSQYQKEADKCNSGMETCEEAREKSELTLVAQKKLTAMWELRARQRGWKEDIANSHIQNQGNVQTM; from the exons ATGAATAATCCGATGGTATTAAAGGTGggattggtggtggtggggcTGTGCATTGGGGGTTATATACTTGGGCCACCCCTCTACTGGCACTTCATGGAGGGCTTAGCCGCTGTCAGCCACTCCTCCTCCTCTTATTCCTGTCCTCCCTGCCAATGCGACTGTTCCTCTCGGCCACTACTCTCCATTCCCCAAG GATTGAGCAATGCATCCTTTGCAG AGGTGAGTGAAGACACGGAAAAGAATTTTGCAGAGCTATTGACGGAGGAGCTGAAGCTGCGGGAAGCTGAGGCTTTGGAAAATCAGCGGCGTGCTGACATGTCTCTGCTCGAGGCAAAGAAGATTACATCCCAGTATCAAAAGGAAGCAGATAAGTGTAATTCCGGCATGGAAACATGCGAGGAAGCAAGGGAGAAATCTGAATTAACATTAGTGGCTCAAAAGAAACTGACAGCTATGTGGGAGCTGAGAGCTCGTCAGAGAGGATGGAAAGAAGATATTGCCAACTCTCATATACAAAATCAGGGAAATGTCCAGACCATGTAA
- the LOC122303786 gene encoding condensin complex subunit 2 isoform X2 yields the protein MAETLSPNQKQRPLSSAVPRIQSPTSPFFLGSNDDQLERAQARAARAAKVRRKSIAPPRLCDVDPESEPCLGKQQILDLFRNCIKLASENKINQKNTWELNLIDHLTEIIKVEEEDDAETNFQKASCTLEAGVKIYSLRVDSVHSEAYKVLGGMNRAGQENEQDTTLEDANADSGQEGGPSKKEMERKLSPLSTLESSFEALNVKKFDVAFAVDPLYHQTSAQFDEGGAKGLLMNNLGVYGGCRMLFDSLEIPRKCMTCENQHDKSETIDLSFAKDYIEQMVLNMRLKNEISPTLRDIVNQFDENNRRPLDFFSSGQNPAEKVGAAYENEVDLDGDAVENCGTWDFDHDDQTSVLDDPICADSTYASYHEENEPFSLHEPGSDDRVEKIDGYLFSNLGFTKQNAWAGPDHWKYRKAKGSEDDPATKNVSPVTTKRPRNKKQTEVDIDFTKALDKDLSDVFAPPKNPKSLLLPANRAPCNTKLPEDCHYQPEDLVKLFLLPNVKCLGVRRRKCSDELRQQSDDYGPLPSWDDASVFDGQYDNGSVHSDVEDSSALVSQPRQVNKIEVKYDKTSKQVDVQALKETLWDHIHVSSTVSHQDQEEAVSFRHILASFPNDCRAAGTINEISPHLCFICLLHLANEHGLSIHGRTSLDDLSIHFPFSE from the exons ATGGCCGAAACCCTAAGCCCGAACCAGAAGCAGAGGCCCCTCTCCTCGGCGGTCCCGCGGATCCAATCTCCGACCAGCCCATTCTTCCTCGGCTCCAACGACGATCAGCTCGAGCGCGCCCAGGCCCGCGCTGCTCGTGCCGCCAAGGTCCGCCGCAAGTCCATTGCACCCCCCCGACTTTGCGACGTCGATCCTGAATCCGAACCTTGCCTCGGCAAACAGCAGATCCTCGATCTCTTCCGCAATTGCATCAAACTCGCCAGCGAAAAT aaaatcaatcaaaagaaCACGTGGGAGCTAAATTTGATAGACCATTTAACAGAGATTATAAAGGTCGAGGAAGAAGACGATGCGGAGACGAATTTCCAAAAG GCAAGTTGTACTCTTGAAGCTGGAGTTAAGATTTACTCTTTAAGAGTGGATTCAGTGCATTCAGAGGCTTATAAGGTCCTTGGTGGGATGAACAGAGCAGGTCAAGAAAATGAACAAG ATACTACTTTGGAGGATGCCAATGCTGACAGTGGACAAGAGGGAGGTCCTTCCAAAAAAGAGATGGAGAGAAAG TTGTCACCTTTATCAACACTGGAATCCTCTTTTGAGGCTCTTAACGTAAAGAAGTTCGATG TTGCATTTGCAGTGGATCCACTTTATCATCAGACATCTGCACAATTCGATGAAGGAGGAGCCAAGGGTCTTTTAATGAATAACCTTGGGGTATATGGTGGATGTAGAATGCTCTTTGATTCACTGGAAATACCGAGGAAGTGCATGACATGTGAAAATCAGCATGATAAATCAGAAACAATTGATCTTTCTTTTGCCAAAG ACTATATTGAACAGATGGTGCTGAACATGCGGCTGAAGAATGAAATTTCTCCAACTCTAAGAGATATAGTCAATCAATTTGATGAAAATAATAGAAGAccattagattttttttcttctggcCAAAACCCAGCAGAGAAAGTTGGTGCAGCTTATGAGAATGAGGTTGATTTGGATGGTGATGCAGTTGAGAACTGTGGGACCTGGGATTTTGATCATGATGACCAAACAAGTGTGCTTGATGATCCCATTTGTGCAGATTCAACTTATGCAAGTTATCATGAG GAAAATGAACCATTTTCTTTACATGAACCTGGTAGTGATGACAGAGTTGAGAAAATTGATGGTTATCTGTTCTCAAATCTGGGGTTTACCAAACAAAATGCTTGGGCAGGTCCTGACCACTGGAAGTATCGGAAAGCTAAAG GTTCAGAGGATGATCCAGCTACAAAAAATGTGTCACCAGTGACAACAAAGCGACCAAGAAATAAGAAACAAACAGAAGTTGATATTGATTTCACAAAAGCATTGGACAAAGATTTATCAGATGTCTTTGCTCCTCCAAAAAATCCCAAGTCGTTACTGTTGCCGGCAAATAGAGCACCCTGTAATACAAAACTTCCTGAAGATTGTCATTATCAACCAGAAGATCTTGTCAAGTTATTTCTCCTTCCTAATGTAAAG TGCCTGGGGGTGCGGAGAAGAAAATGCTCTG ATGAACTGAGGCAGCAATCGGATGACTATGGGCCACTGCCATCCTGGGATGATGCTAGTGTTTTTGATGGGCAATATGACAATGGAAGTGTCCATAGTGATGTAGAGGACTCCAGTGCACTTGTTTCTCAACCTCGCCAG GTCAATAAAATTGAAGTAAAGTATGACAAAACTTCTAAGCAAGTTGATGTCCAGGCATTGAAAGAAACTCTTTGGGACCATATACACGTATCTTCTACAGTGTCTCATCAG GATCAAGAAGAAGCGGTGTCATTCAGGCATATCTTGGCCAGTTTTCCTAATGACTGCAGAGCTGCTGGAACTATAAATGAGATCTCCCCACATCTGTGTTTTATATGCCTACTACATTTAGCTAATGAGCATGGGTTGAGCATTCATGGACGTACCAGTTTGGATGATCTCAGCATTCACTTTCCTTTTAGTGAGTGA
- the LOC122305610 gene encoding CCR4-NOT transcription complex subunit 9-like isoform X1, with protein sequence MANLPESWFYSDPRPSSFGAGPSTSGANTDKNSDHDQEDPRDKIVHLILELNDYSTRERALYLLDKSRGIREDLPLLLWNSFGTIYSLLKEILDVYRLIYAENLTQRASNRVCSALALFQCVASHRDTRMPFIKAKIPSYLFPLLATTNKEIPYEHLRLTSLGVIGSLVKTGDAEAVTYLLQSEIFIYCIHCMEVGDELSQTVATYIIHRIIINEDGLRYCCAFANRFYSVSRALGNMLERSAELPEKRLLKYIIHCYLRLSHNPRARDGLRTCLPASLRHPNIINHLHNDPTTVGFLQQLLYNVSMGHQYTVI encoded by the exons ATGGCAAACCTGCCAGAATCTTGGTTTTACTCAGATCCAAGACCGTCATCGTTCGGAGCGGGTCCTAGCACGTCCGGAGCCAACACTGACAAAAATTCTGATCATGATCAAGAGGACCCAAGAGACAAAATAGTGCATTTGATTCTTGAACTTAACGATTATAGTACTCGAGAGCGCGCTCTTTACCTCCTAGACAAG agtAGGGGAATTCGTGAAGATTTACCTCTCTTGTTATGGAATTCTTTCGGTACGATATACTCGCTCTTAAAG GAAATACTCGATGTATACCGCTTAATATATGCCGAAAACCTAACACAAAGAGCATCGAATCGTGTATGCAGTGCTCTTGCTCTATTTCAG TGCGTGGCTTCTCACCGAGATACAAGGATGCCGTTTATCAAGG CTAAAATTCCATCGTATCTATTCCCTCTACTTGCCACTACGAACAAGGAAATACCTTATGAACATCTAAGGCTTACCAGCTTAGGTGTTATCGGTTCCTTAGTGAAG ACTGGTGATGCAGAAGCCGTTACTTACCTTCTACAAagtgaaatatttatttattgcattCACTGCATGGAGGTGGGCGATGAATTGTCACAAACA GTTGCCACATATATTATTCATAGAATTATTATAAACGAGGATGGGTTGAGGTATTGCTGTGCTTTTGCAAATCGGTTTTATTCAGTGAGCCGTGCTTTGGGGAACATGTTGGAAAGAAGTGCTGAGCTACCCGAAAAACGGCTGCTAAAATATATTATCCATTGTTATCTGAGGCTCTCACACAATCCAAG GGCACGTGATGGTTTGAGAACTTGCCTTCCCGCCAGTTTAAGACATCCCAACATCATCAACCACCTCCAT AATGACCCAACAACCGTCGGGTTTCTGCAACAATTACTTTACAACGTCTCCATGGGACACCAATATACTGTTATATAA
- the LOC122303786 gene encoding condensin complex subunit 2 isoform X1: MAETLSPNQKQRPLSSAVPRIQSPTSPFFLGSNDDQLERAQARAARAAKVRRKSIAPPRLCDVDPESEPCLGKQQILDLFRNCIKLASENKINQKNTWELNLIDHLTEIIKVEEEDDAETNFQKASCTLEAGVKIYSLRVDSVHSEAYKVLGGMNRAGQENEQASDTTLEDANADSGQEGGPSKKEMERKLSPLSTLESSFEALNVKKFDVAFAVDPLYHQTSAQFDEGGAKGLLMNNLGVYGGCRMLFDSLEIPRKCMTCENQHDKSETIDLSFAKDYIEQMVLNMRLKNEISPTLRDIVNQFDENNRRPLDFFSSGQNPAEKVGAAYENEVDLDGDAVENCGTWDFDHDDQTSVLDDPICADSTYASYHEENEPFSLHEPGSDDRVEKIDGYLFSNLGFTKQNAWAGPDHWKYRKAKGSEDDPATKNVSPVTTKRPRNKKQTEVDIDFTKALDKDLSDVFAPPKNPKSLLLPANRAPCNTKLPEDCHYQPEDLVKLFLLPNVKCLGVRRRKCSDELRQQSDDYGPLPSWDDASVFDGQYDNGSVHSDVEDSSALVSQPRQVNKIEVKYDKTSKQVDVQALKETLWDHIHVSSTVSHQDQEEAVSFRHILASFPNDCRAAGTINEISPHLCFICLLHLANEHGLSIHGRTSLDDLSIHFPFSE; the protein is encoded by the exons ATGGCCGAAACCCTAAGCCCGAACCAGAAGCAGAGGCCCCTCTCCTCGGCGGTCCCGCGGATCCAATCTCCGACCAGCCCATTCTTCCTCGGCTCCAACGACGATCAGCTCGAGCGCGCCCAGGCCCGCGCTGCTCGTGCCGCCAAGGTCCGCCGCAAGTCCATTGCACCCCCCCGACTTTGCGACGTCGATCCTGAATCCGAACCTTGCCTCGGCAAACAGCAGATCCTCGATCTCTTCCGCAATTGCATCAAACTCGCCAGCGAAAAT aaaatcaatcaaaagaaCACGTGGGAGCTAAATTTGATAGACCATTTAACAGAGATTATAAAGGTCGAGGAAGAAGACGATGCGGAGACGAATTTCCAAAAG GCAAGTTGTACTCTTGAAGCTGGAGTTAAGATTTACTCTTTAAGAGTGGATTCAGTGCATTCAGAGGCTTATAAGGTCCTTGGTGGGATGAACAGAGCAGGTCAAGAAAATGAACAAG CGTCAGATACTACTTTGGAGGATGCCAATGCTGACAGTGGACAAGAGGGAGGTCCTTCCAAAAAAGAGATGGAGAGAAAG TTGTCACCTTTATCAACACTGGAATCCTCTTTTGAGGCTCTTAACGTAAAGAAGTTCGATG TTGCATTTGCAGTGGATCCACTTTATCATCAGACATCTGCACAATTCGATGAAGGAGGAGCCAAGGGTCTTTTAATGAATAACCTTGGGGTATATGGTGGATGTAGAATGCTCTTTGATTCACTGGAAATACCGAGGAAGTGCATGACATGTGAAAATCAGCATGATAAATCAGAAACAATTGATCTTTCTTTTGCCAAAG ACTATATTGAACAGATGGTGCTGAACATGCGGCTGAAGAATGAAATTTCTCCAACTCTAAGAGATATAGTCAATCAATTTGATGAAAATAATAGAAGAccattagattttttttcttctggcCAAAACCCAGCAGAGAAAGTTGGTGCAGCTTATGAGAATGAGGTTGATTTGGATGGTGATGCAGTTGAGAACTGTGGGACCTGGGATTTTGATCATGATGACCAAACAAGTGTGCTTGATGATCCCATTTGTGCAGATTCAACTTATGCAAGTTATCATGAG GAAAATGAACCATTTTCTTTACATGAACCTGGTAGTGATGACAGAGTTGAGAAAATTGATGGTTATCTGTTCTCAAATCTGGGGTTTACCAAACAAAATGCTTGGGCAGGTCCTGACCACTGGAAGTATCGGAAAGCTAAAG GTTCAGAGGATGATCCAGCTACAAAAAATGTGTCACCAGTGACAACAAAGCGACCAAGAAATAAGAAACAAACAGAAGTTGATATTGATTTCACAAAAGCATTGGACAAAGATTTATCAGATGTCTTTGCTCCTCCAAAAAATCCCAAGTCGTTACTGTTGCCGGCAAATAGAGCACCCTGTAATACAAAACTTCCTGAAGATTGTCATTATCAACCAGAAGATCTTGTCAAGTTATTTCTCCTTCCTAATGTAAAG TGCCTGGGGGTGCGGAGAAGAAAATGCTCTG ATGAACTGAGGCAGCAATCGGATGACTATGGGCCACTGCCATCCTGGGATGATGCTAGTGTTTTTGATGGGCAATATGACAATGGAAGTGTCCATAGTGATGTAGAGGACTCCAGTGCACTTGTTTCTCAACCTCGCCAG GTCAATAAAATTGAAGTAAAGTATGACAAAACTTCTAAGCAAGTTGATGTCCAGGCATTGAAAGAAACTCTTTGGGACCATATACACGTATCTTCTACAGTGTCTCATCAG GATCAAGAAGAAGCGGTGTCATTCAGGCATATCTTGGCCAGTTTTCCTAATGACTGCAGAGCTGCTGGAACTATAAATGAGATCTCCCCACATCTGTGTTTTATATGCCTACTACATTTAGCTAATGAGCATGGGTTGAGCATTCATGGACGTACCAGTTTGGATGATCTCAGCATTCACTTTCCTTTTAGTGAGTGA
- the LOC122303787 gene encoding uncharacterized protein LOC122303787 isoform X1: MNNPMVLKVGLVVVGLCIGGYILGPPLYWHFMEGLAAVSHSSSSYSCPPCQCDCSSRPLLSIPQGLSNASFADCVKHDPEVSEDTEKNFAELLTEELKLREAEALENQRRADMSLLEAKKITSQYQKEADKCNSGMETCEEAREKSELTLVAQKKLTAMWELRARQRGWKEDIANSHIQNQGNVQTM; the protein is encoded by the exons ATGAATAATCCGATGGTATTAAAGGTGggattggtggtggtggggcTGTGCATTGGGGGTTATATACTTGGGCCACCCCTCTACTGGCACTTCATGGAGGGCTTAGCCGCTGTCAGCCACTCCTCCTCCTCTTATTCCTGTCCTCCCTGCCAATGCGACTGTTCCTCTCGGCCACTACTCTCCATTCCCCAAG GATTGAGCAATGCATCCTTTGCAG ATTGTGTAAAACATGACCCAGAGGTGAGTGAAGACACGGAAAAGAATTTTGCAGAGCTATTGACGGAGGAGCTGAAGCTGCGGGAAGCTGAGGCTTTGGAAAATCAGCGGCGTGCTGACATGTCTCTGCTCGAGGCAAAGAAGATTACATCCCAGTATCAAAAGGAAGCAGATAAGTGTAATTCCGGCATGGAAACATGCGAGGAAGCAAGGGAGAAATCTGAATTAACATTAGTGGCTCAAAAGAAACTGACAGCTATGTGGGAGCTGAGAGCTCGTCAGAGAGGATGGAAAGAAGATATTGCCAACTCTCATATACAAAATCAGGGAAATGTCCAGACCATGTAA
- the LOC122303788 gene encoding uncharacterized protein LOC122303788: MAFEIPYDLIRKVQISLRNEANLSSYDPDDPSLPSLPSLQQTLSQLDPSPPYLRCKHCEARLLRGIQSLICVFCGRYQCRDPPPEPLNFRDTFGCRWLLESLDLQGTEMVVPSVGANESNRGQSAQKDEFPLSDLLNLEIKLSVESEKVWTAASSETSIQNKRSLNLAGVDLDNFFADGERHAASSASEEQLAWNKQIGRTESNEFQVRENLSLFENVQPPETSTWSTEDVGGDSVSGWEANFQSADSGTTHEETKSLDPFVGSAGDISAHLDSVFGPGKDSIDGKAKDNTVSSASLDSGWFQDDLWSNSNAIVTARTEQAEMTANTKDSRLEENVNDSSSASVDWLQADKWHTNSEKAPDNKIIDEDDDSFDSWNDFASSTSAPNPSTSSWDQIVNYAAPSLEQTSEQNLSVSANNSQELDFGGFLQPGLFSGASSNPNGAPEVNTSQSEASSSDRMAETSSKAGGDDEDVTKGDDVSSAKTWSNSSDVESIMSQMKDLSFMLESNLSIPLKRDGSNSFSNGK, translated from the exons ATGGCGTTCGAAATCCCATACGATCTGATCAGAAAGGTCCAGATCTCTCTCCGTAATGAGGCGAATCTCTCTTCCTACGACCCGGACGATCCTTCGCTCCCAAGCCTCCCTTCTCTGCAACAAACCTTATCCCAACTCGATCCCTCGCCGCCTTACCTCCGCTGCAAGCACTGCGAAGCCAGACTCCTCCGAGGCATACAATCCCTGATCTGTGTCTTCTGTGGCCGATACCAGTGCAGGGACCCCCCTCCTGAGCCCCTCAACTTTCGAGACACGTTTGGATGCCGCTGGTTGCTCGAGTCCTTGGACCTTCAAGGAACG gaGATGGTTGTGCCATCTGTTGGAGCAAATGAATCAAACAGAGGACAGAGTGCACAAAAAGATGAGTTTCCCTTGTCAGATCTGttaaatttagaaataaaactgtCTGTCGAATCTGAGAAAGTTTGGACTGCTGCCTCGAGTGAGACATCCATTCAAAACAAAAGGTCCTTGAATTTGGCAGGCGTCGATCTTGACAACTTTTTTGCTGATGGTGAGAGACATGCCGCATCAAGTGCATCTGAAGAGCAGCTAGCCTGGAACAAACAAATTGGAAGGACAGAAAGCAATGAGTTCCAAGTTCGGGAAAATCTTAGTTTGTTTGAGAATGTTCAGCCGCCTGAGACATCTACGTGGTCTACTGAAGATGTGGGTGGCGACTCTGTTTCTGGTTGGGAGGCAAACTTCCAGTCTGCTGATTCAGGAACAACTCATGAAGAGACCAAATCACTGGACCCTTTTGTGGGTTCTGCGGGTGATATTTCTGCTCATTTGGACTCAGTTTTTGGACCTGGAAAAGATTCTATTGATGGAAAAGCAAAAGACAATACTGTTTCATCAGCATCCCTGGATAGTGGCTGGTTTCAAGATGATCTATGGAGTAATTCCAATGCCATAGTAACTGCACGGACAGAGCAGGCTGAAATGACTGCAAACACTAAGGATAGCAGATTAGAGGAGAATGTGAATGATTCGTCTTCCGCCAGTGTTGATTGGCTACAAGCTGATAAATGGCATACCAACAGTGAAAAGGCACCCGATAATAAGAtaattgatgaagatgatgattcaTTTGATTCATGGAATGATTTTGCAAGCTCTACTAGTGCACCCAATCCTTCTACGAGTTCTTGGGATCAAATTGTTAATTATGCAGCACCTTCTCTAGAACAAACTTCAGAACAAAATTTGTCTGTCTCGGCAAACAACTCGCAAGAATTAGATTTTGGTGGCTTTTTGCAACCGGGTTTATTCTCCGGAGCATCTAGCAATCCAAATGGTGCTCCAGAAGTAAACACTAGTCAATCAGAGGCTTCTAGTTCAGACAG GATGGCCGAGACAAGTTCAAAAGCTGGaggtgatgatgaagatgttacaAAAGGTGATGATGTCTCCAGTGCAAAAACCTGGTCAAACTCCAGTGACGTGGAGTCAATAATGTCACAAATGAAGGATCTCTCATTTATGCTTGAGAGCAATCTCTCAATTCCCCTGAAGCGGGATGGAAGCAATTCATTTTCTAATGGTAAGTGA